GGTGCTGGGcttctgccccctgccctgggttGGTCCATGGGGCCTGGTCCCTCAGGAAAGCCTGCTCCTCAAGCTCTGAAATCTGCAGTGGCCGGTGTCTGGAGTTTCTGCCTCCTGTTTTCTGACCACAGCACCCGATTTTCCCGTggggtttcctcatctgtcaaatgaggGTAGTGACTTACCTTCCTCATAGGGCTGTGGTGAGTCAAGACATCGCAGGTCTCAAACATGCTAGCTGTTTCTGTCATTGCCATTAGTATCTGCTGTGAACTCTTCCTCTGATagctgggaaaactgaggctcagggaggaacTGCTTGGGGGGGGGCATGTGtagagagcagggctggggactAATTGGTCATGCAGGTCCTCAGCCCTGAGGCAGGGCCTCCTGGGTCTGGGGCCCCTCACTGAATACCCCATTGCCCGCTGCTCCCATAAAGCTGCGTTCAGGGGCACCCTGGCATTTCCAGGTGGCAAATatggcctctgggcagtggggggCCTGCTGGGTGGAGAAACATTTCTGTGGCACAGGGCTGGAGTGTGGGGAGCACGCACGTCAGGTCGGCTTTGGATACGGATTTTATTACTGTTGCTGAGCAGAGGGGCCTTTACAGGTATGTGGGGAGGGGTGTCCACTTCAGAGTACCCTTGGCCACCCCCTGAAGGGGGCTAGAATATCATTCCAGATCTGGAGCTGGGTGAGGGCTCTCCGCACCTCCCCCTGCATGCAGAAACCCCAGTCCCCTGGTCCCACACCCAGGTTCTGCCCAGGAGCAGGTGAGCCAGACCTCACAGCATACCAGCTGtctgggtggaggaggcaggtgaggaggGGCTCAGCCCACTGGCTTGACTTTGGCGATAAAGAGGGCAGCAGCCTTCTCCAGGAACTCCTCTCGGGTCATGGGGGAACTGGACCGCCGGGCCACCAGAGCACGGTCCATGGCCTGCGCCAGGCTGTCAGGCCCCAGGCGTGAGCCAGCCTCCAGGTagtgggagggagcagaggcgCCACTGCTGGCCTGCAGGGCCCCCTCCAGGGTGTCCAGCACTGCCTGGCTCATGCGGCGGTCAGCAACGGCCAGGGTGGGGTCCTCCAGCAGTTGGTAGAGGGCGCCAGCCCGCCCCACGAACTCCAGCAGCACAAAGCAGGTGAGCATGCCAGTGCGGAAGACATCCAGTGGTACAGCCTCGTGGTCCCGGCACTGGATCTTGCGCAGTAAGGGTGCTACGACCTCCTCAGGGGCCTCCCCATCTCGGCAAATGCGCTTGAGCAGTTCACTGTAGGTACGCCCATCCAGCCCCGGCTTCTTCTTGCGCCCACTGGCGCTCAGGCACTCATAGGCCACACCGACATTGTTGTTGAAGGCTGTCCTGCAGGCGGACAGGGGTGTTGGGCCAGCCCAGCAGGGCCCTCCACCCCCATGCCCACCAGCCTAGTCCAGGTTCCTGTCCCCCCTTGTTCTTCCTCCAACATgcctggcctggcccagcctcagggcctttgcacagctGTGACCTCCCGCTGGAATGCCCTTCCCACAGCTCTCCCCATGGCTCCCCAAGTCACCTTTCTGGTGGGGCCCTCCCCTCCCTAAccttttcctctatttttctttttaacagttaCTACCATCAGACTCACTATATCGTGTCCTTATGAGTTTATGTTTTCCGGCCTGCATGTCCAGGAGCCCACATCAGGGTTTATCTGTCAGTCACTGTGCAAAACCAGTGCCCGGCCcgcagcaggtgctcaataaaggccTGCTAAATCAGCTGACCAGCATCTGCCCCCGGGACTCTCCATCTGCCCTTCTAAGGATGACACTTGCACTTACAGGGTGGCCACTCTTGGCCAAACACTCTGCCTATCTCATTCCATTCCCCGAGTCCCACTGGCCAAGAGTCGGCAAACTACAGCCATGGGTCAAACccagcccactgcctgtttttgtaaataaaattttattggcacacagctaCGTTAATCCATTGACATGTTTCTTATGGCAGCTTCCTTGCTGCAATGGCAGAGTCCAACGTTCACAACAGAAATCagcctgcaaagctgggagaacTTGCCACCTTTACAGAAGTCAACCCTGCTCAGCTATAAGGTGGGGGCTATGAGGTGGGTATGGTTCCTTGCCCCATGAGCAACCCGAGGTCCTACTATGTGCCCCGGCCATGTGTGCTGTGAGCTTCATGAGCAAAGTAGGGGAGCACTGGCTAAGTGTGTGAGCTGCCGGGTGAGTCTGGAGCCCACACACTTAACCAGTTAGTGTACAGTGGGTGCCCATGTCTCACGGTCATCACATCTGCAGCCCGGTACCTGGCCTGTGGCCCAGGGCTAGTGTGGCTGGTGGCCTGTTACTAGTTTCATAGTCACAGCTGGGAAGTGAGGTTCAGGGCCAAGGATCCCAGGGAGGAAGGGCCTGACCCTAGGCCTTAATGTTCATCCTTTCTGGGAGCTCAGCTCCATGGTTCACATTGCAGCACCACTCTTTTTTccaatcctcactcaaggatatctTTCAAAcggataagaacagatactacacttgatcttaggcAAAAGACTGAGAAGCAattccaaggatatgttttagggaggaagggaggggaggagggggagagggaggaacactGAGGGGCTGCCTccggtaggtgccctgaccaggaactgaaccacatccttttggtgtacaggacaatgatgagccacctgaccagggctgcaGCACCACTCTTATCTCATGTGTGACCTGGGCACATCACCTCACCTTTCTATGGGTTAGTGTACAGTGGGTGCCCAGTAAGTGCTGGCCAACATATAGGTGTCCAGTAAACTTATACTCTGGTCGACTCAGCACGAGGCTTATAAATGGCTGTGCTGACCTGATGAGCTATGTAGGTCAAAACCCCATTACATAGGAAACTGGCGCAGAAGTGAGGGCAATAGCCTGGGAGGTCTCTCTCCCAGCTTGGAACCAGTTCCCACCCACCTGGCTATCAACTCCTCTGTCTTCCCATTTATTGGGCCCTTTGCAGTGAGTAAGACCATCCAGGGAAGCAGAACGGGTGCCAGATACAGTTTCAACAAACATTCGTTTCCATGATTACGACTGTTACCACACAATAACCCTCTGTAGGAGCTTTTATTAGCTCCTTTCACCAGAAGAAGGAAGTTGGGGAATCTGGTGTAACTGTGGCGGCCATGAGTGCCGGTATCAGTTACCCATTGCTGCATACCAACTTACCCCCAAACTTAGTGTCCTAAAATGGCAACAACAGCTATGATGAGGTTTCTGTATGGCAGGAACTCGGGAGAGGCTTAGCTGGAGGATTCTGGCCTGTTCCCTGATAAGGTGGAGGTCAGGATGTCAGCTGTGGCCACGGTCCTCCGAAGCTGGACAGTGGAGGTGTTTCACTGCTGGTTCAGACACGAGGCCTTGGGTCCCGGCCCTGGGTGTCCCCATGGGATGACTTGAGCACCTCCACACATGGAGTGTGTGCTCTCAGGAAGTAGCTGTCACGTCCATGACACCTAGAGGTGACACATCCTGTAGATGTGGGAGATGAGTGCATGCAGGTGTGAGTACCAAGAGGTGAGGGCCTCCAGGGGCATCTTGAAGACTGGAAAGCGCTGTGCTGTCCAGCCCTCTCCGCGCTGTGACTGAGCCCTCTGACTTGCCTTGGTGACTGAAGTGTGCATGTGAGCAATGCGAGGGCCATGTTTAATGGACATTTTCAGAGCCATCGCATCATTCCCCACGGTTCACTCTCCACTACCACGGTGTAAGCTCATAGCAGTCCCGTGGTGTGAGGACACAAACCTTAGCTGTGCTGAGGCCACTGAGGTCTCCGGGGTATTTGTTCATTTGGTGGGACACGGCTCACCCTGACTGGTACATAAGTGGCCCACGATCCCTCCAACACTGGGCCCTGAAGCCTCTCCTCCAGGAATCTGGTTGACCCATCAGGGGGCAAACATTTAGGTGCCTGTTGGTTCCCCGGGTGTTCCTGGCCCCAGCTCAGACCTGCACGCAAGTTCTAGCCACTGcctctcactttcctcatctggagAACGAGGGCTGTAATCGGAGCCTCAGGAGGCTTGGGAGGACAGAAGGGTAGATCTTATGCCAGTCAGTGCTCAAGACTGTGCCAGCACGTGGGAGGGGCCCCATGTGCGCTTGTCATTTGCTATAACCTGGGCTGCAGTGCAGCCGGGCTGTCCAGAAGCTGTTTATCTTTAGACTCCCGGCCTCGAGGGCACGCAAAGGGGTAATTCAGCGCAGTGAGATCAGAGCTATGAGGAGAACCGGGCAAGAAGCCCAGAAGGCAGCAACCGACTCTAGGCCGAGGCTTCATAACTGCCCCTGTGGGGGGCTCCCCAGGTGCTTCCCAATCAGGAGGGCAACCATGCCATCTGGGGGCGGGCAAGAAGGCAGCCGGCTCTGGGCTTGGCCTGGGCTCCATCTTGGCTCCACCATGGAACTCTGGGCCTGTGTCCCTGTCTGGCACTTACTGAGGGCTCCATTCCTGTCAGCAATTTGTGAAATGTGTGAGCatttgttaaaacaaaaaaagaacacagccctaaccggtggctcagtggatagagcgtcggcctgcggactgaagggtcccaggtttgattctggtcaagggcatgtaccttggttgcgggcacatccccagtagggggtgtgcagggggcagctgatcgatgtttctctctcatcaatgtttctaactctatcctctcccttactctctgtaaaaaaatcaataaaatatatatatatatatatatatatatatatatatatatatatatatattttaaaagaatatatttatggGATGTCTCATAAAGTTAGACTTTTCACTTTAGACCAGGGGTTCTTAATAGGGGTAATCCTGCCCCAAGGGCACACTGGATAATATCTAGGGACATTTGTAGTTTGTTGTCACACTGAGGGTGCTCCAGTCAtcgaggggtgggggccaggaatGATGCCCAGCACGCCATAGTACCCAGGACAGCCCTCAGAGGTGACGTGAGCTCAGGAGCCTTGGCCTGGACCTGTTGGTGCCTTTTGCATGTCTTCCCAGGTCACAGGGACCTGTGGGGGATGGCATCCTTGCAGTTACTATTAGCAACATGATGGCTTAGGAGTCCTtggagccacactgcctgggtcTGACTCTGGCTTTGTCCCCTCATGGCCATGCAGCGCTCACAAGTCCCGAGGAaacccagggtcctgaggccagcaggggggcgaTGGGATGCCATCACCAGTCCTGCAGGCCAGCAATGCTGACCTCTCGAGACACCTGCACAGGGGGTTTTGTTGACTTCTCCCTAAACCTTTTGTGATGACATGCTCAAGAACAGCCTCATGATAGCCTGGTCAACCTTGCAGCATCAGGTAAAGTTGCCCAACCTGGGAGCACCTGTCTCCCACACCTGGGACTTCCTGGTCACGATTCTACTCCTGACCCACCAGGCGTGGTAAAGGGCCCCCTGCTCACTGCTCTCCCTCTGTGCCCTTGCTGCTCCCAATTGCCTACAACAGCAGCCCCAATTCCCCTGCACTGCAGTGACTTGTGTCCCCACAAAATGTACATCCACCTGGAACCTCtgagtgtgaccttatttggaaatagggtattTAATACGTAATTAGTTCAGGATCTGGAGATAGGGTGAGGTGGCTCTAAATCCAATGCCAAATGTTCTTAGAAGACACAGGAGACAACAGCTGAAATGAGGCTTCCACCAGCCCAGGGACACCCAGGAGTTAGGAGAGGCAAGAAAGACCCTCCCCCAGAACCTCTGGAGGGAGCTCAGCCCtgcaacaccttgatttcagacttccagcctccagaactgtgggagaatatatttctgttgttctaagccaccaagtttgtggtaattcgTTGCAGCGGCCAGAGGGAACTAATACATTTTCCTGTTGACCCTACATCCAAAAGATGCTTCTCAGCCTTCATCTACTGGACCACTGGATACAGGGCTACTGCCAGCCCACACGGTGACTTTGTGTGAATTAGGAAAAAACTCTACAAAGAGCCTTCATATAGACATCCTTGCTGTGATGTCTACGGGAGAGTGGCTTGTGCATTGCTTGACCTGAACAACTGTACACGGTGGCCCTGCCACTGACCACTTTTCCTCCTGGGAAGATGTCCTGGGATGCCACTCTCGTCTGGTTCCCACCTTCACCCCTGATCTGTcttcacatatttttttgtgGGTTCTCTGAGGCTGGGGCTCCTCAAAGTTGGAGCCTGGGCTCTTCTCAGCTCTTCTGAGGCCTTCGCAATTCTTCCCAGTTGACAACCTCCTGTCCCAGTTGCACATCTCAGTTGCAAACCTACTTGTCCACTTTCCTGCTACAAGGTTCTCCCAGCTCCCTGACTCTGGCAACTTCCCCCAAACCAGTAACCTTCCATCTCAGTAGATACCTGGGACTGCCCTACACACTCCCCGTCCACCCTGGCCCCAGCAAATCCACCAGCTCGGCCTTCAGAGCATGTCCAGAGCCCATGTATGTCCCACCTGCTCCTCTTCCCAGGTTCCTATCTCAGGGGTGGCCCCAGCATCCAGATACCCAGCTGCTCTCTTGTCTGGCTGTCATCTTGGATACCCTGCATTCCCTTTCCTCCTGTGGGagtatatttctgttgttttaagccaccaagtttgtgttAATTTGTGGTGATGTGGCTGCTCTGCTCAGATGCTTGCTCTCCACACGACTCCCACAGCTGAGCTCCCTCCCCAACATCTCTGTACTTTCCTTCTTGTGGTCTGCACCTGTGACTCTTTCTGGAGGTCTGCCCAGAAGCATCTGGGAATAGCTTGGGAATCAAGCTGAAATGCTCCCTTGGttggcttcctccttcctggGGTCTCCTGGGAGCACCCTCTTATAAAATCACCCCATATGAGTGCTTGCCTCAGGCTCTGCTGCTGGAGACGCCCCTAAGCCAAAACCCAGTCCACCCACATCCAGTCAGTGACTTTGTCCAGTTGATGATGCTTCTCCCCAACCCACCTGATGCAGACCATGCATTCAACACATATTCCTCAACCACCTTACATGGGCTTACAACTGTGGGTAAGCAGGGACTAGAGGGGAGTGGGAAGGCGCCATCCCCTCTACCCCACCATGCTTCAGCTGTGAGAAGGCAGTGAGTCCCACAGTGCACCGGTATGCACTGTGGCAGATGCACCTGGGGCACCACCTTTCTCTGTGCTCACTCAGGGCTCTTCCTGGACACCCCTTCTGCACGCTGGGAGCCTCCCTCTAGGATAGGGGCATTGGGTGACTAGGTGCTTTCTGTCTCCACAGCCCAACCCTATAAAATATTGCTTTtctggctcaatggacagagttTCTATGCTCGTAATGAGCTAGCTAGGAGGGACCTGGCTCTACCTTGGGCAAAGTCCTTTCTGGGctccatgattttaaaaaaattgggtggGCTGCAAGGGGAACTCATTACCTACAAAAAGGCATCACAAAAGCCGAAGCCGGCGCATAGCACGCAGGTCACTGCCAGCATACGCTGGGTGCATCCAGCGTCAGGGAGGCACTGTAGACTATAGTTCCCAGCATGCCACGCACTCAAGCGCCGGGACCCGGGGCGAAGAATCGCGCGGAGCATGCTGGGAATTGAAGGCCGACAcaccaccccgccccacccctgcccaggcccgccCCAGTCCCGCCCCAGTCCCGCACCTCTGGGAGTGGTGAGCCAGGCGAAGGTGCCACAGCGCGCGGCCCAGGCGCTGCTGCTGAAGCAGGAGCTGGCCCGGGGGCTCCCCGGCGCCGCCGTTTGCAGGCGTACTTAGGCCCATGTTCTCGAAGTAGTGCGCCAGGAAGGAGATCGGTTCCTCGGGCCGTGCCTCCAGCACCTTCAACAGGGCCGCGCGCAGCATTTTTGTCACGCCGACCTGCTGCAGGAAGTCCTCCTCGCTCTCGGTCGTGGTCGCTGCCCCGGACACCGATGGCCGGCTGCTGTCTGTGAAATTGGCCGCCGGGGCCATGGCCAACCGCCGCTTCTCCACTGCCGCCATCTTCGCTGAGGGCAACGGGGCCGGAAGTGCCGTCATATTCCACAGCGCGCCGGCGCCTCTTGGTGGCCATCTTGGTTAAGGGCAGAGGACGCCGGGTACCTCTGGGCGACTGGGAAATCAGTAATGCAGGCCGCCCTTTCCGTTAGGTTCTAGTTGGCATTCCCCCTCCAGTTCCCTCTATACGCGTACTGGTTGCCTTTCCTGGCTTAGGCCCCGAGCTTTGCCAGACTGAAAAACGGCTCCCAAGGAAGGGCCTGGTTTCCGACCTGAAGCCGGACTGCTTGCCAACTGGGTAGTGGGCGCGTCCTTCCTTGCATGGTTCCCTAGCAACCAGTCTCCTCGGTTACCGGAGCCCCTGGCTGTGCTTGAGAGGGGATGGACCCACCCGGATTCAAGGATCGAGCGCCGCCCTGTcccatttttctgatttttgtctttgtgctcagcctggccttcagccCAACCCAGTCTTGATCTGAGTTTATAGTTCACCGCGTGGGGACCCGGCCCCAGCCACCCCCAGGCTGCGGTCTGCTCGGGGCTCCCACGGCCCCTAGACCCCTGTGCGTGTTTGGGGAGTGAGTAGCCCACCCACAGCCCCCAgttccccaccccaggccgtGACCTTCCTCACACTGTACCCTCTAGGGCTCTCAACACCCGCATCGTTCCCCAGGGCCCACAGGCTTGTCCCCGCACCTGCTGATCTTAAGTCTAGCCTCTCTCTCGGCTGTCTCCTCCGTAGCTCCCTTAATAAGCCATCTCTTCTGTGTCTTTTTCGacactgtccccccacccccatacattCTCCATTTCTTTTGATGGCTCCTAGTTATTCTGGAGTTCCAGGTTCCCCGTATCCAGGGAAAGGCACAGTATTTGTATTCTCCCTCCCCAGGCAAAGTGCAcactcctcctgccccaggctaGTGGGGCTGGGGTGTCTGTCTATCCTGTTTCTTGGGGGAGTCGACCGGGGCAGAGAAGTCCAGGGTCCTCCCACCACAACAGAAGCCAGTGAGGTCAGACAACAGGCTCTTTATTCTCCagttggagggaggggcaggtccCCAGGGGTCCCACCAGGGGAAACCCGGCCTAGCTGTTCTGGCTCTCAGGGCAGAGGACACCCCATCAGCCCTCATGCTGCCCAGAACCCTGCAATCGTCCTCTGGTCACAATGGGGTGGAAGGAAAGGTAGGCCACTTCAGAGGTGCTGGTGGGCCTTGCGGTCCCCTGGCGGGCTGGCAGCATTTCCACAGGCGGTAGGTGAGGACCGTCAGGAggagcagccccagcaccaggctgccCATCCACAGGGCTTCGGACACTGGTGGGGAGCCTGGAGGGAGAAGTATCGGGAGCCTGAACCCCTCTTTGCAGGTTGTGGGGATAAGCCCAGCAGAACCTGCCAAAGGGCTTCCAAATTTACCAAGTACCCTAGAATTTAACAAAGGACTTAATGACTTAGAATAgccatttttaacctttttcattccCTGGCACACATAAACAGATTATTAGAATTCAGTGGCacaccaaaacatatattttttgccgatatgacaaaaaaataggtatagccctagctggtttggctcagtggatagagtgtcagcctggggactgaagggtcccgggttctattccagtcgggggcacatgcccgggttacgggcttgatccccattggggggcgtgcaggaggcagccgatcaatgattctcatcattggtgtttctatctctctccctctctcttcctctctgaattcaataaaaaatattaaaaaataggtataatttttattcattcacacgggatggctattgctgtgttggctgttgtcattttttatttttttaaattttttttacatatttttattgatttcagagaggaagggagagggagagggagacagaaacatcaatgatgagagagaatcattgattggctgccttctgcatgccccacactggggatcgagcccacaacccaggcatgtgcccttgaccggaatcaaacctaggacccttcagtccacaggtcaacgctttatccattgagccaaaccagctagagctgttgtcattttttaatgaacaatgtaagggaaaagagttcggtgcccctgactaaagaggtattgcatgtttaaaaaattcttgtgcacgctggttgaaaaccactggcttagaatgtcttttgaaatgtataaaaacCACTGGAATATCCAAAGGACTTTGgagtgaatcttttttttttaaatatatattttattgattttttacagagagtaatgGAGAGGgataaagttagaaacattgatgagagagaaacatcgatcagctgcctcctgcacactccctactgggtatatgcccgcaccaaggtacatgcccttgaccggaatcgaacctgggacctttgagtccgcaggcggacgctctatccactgagccaaaccgggtagagCTGGAGTGAATCTTTTGAAAGGTATGTAGGACCTTAGAGTTAGAATTGGGCTGTCCAGGGAGGCGGCCACTCACATGTTTATACTTGAAATGTGGCTTGTCTGGGTAGAGAAGTGCTTGCTGGCAGTGTAACATACACATAAAATATCCCACTCATACCTTTTTACAGATTACACATTGAAGTGATGATATTTGAGTTATATTgggttcaataaaatatattatctagcccggccagcgtgc
The sequence above is a segment of the Myotis daubentonii chromosome 5, mMyoDau2.1, whole genome shotgun sequence genome. Coding sequences within it:
- the TPGS1 gene encoding tubulin polyglutamylase complex subunit 1; the encoded protein is MTALPAPLPSAKMAAVEKRRLAMAPAANFTDSSRPSVSGAATTTESEEDFLQQVGVTKMLRAALLKVLEARPEEPISFLAHYFENMGLSTPANGGAGEPPGQLLLQQQRLGRALWHLRLAHHSQRTAFNNNVGVAYECLSASGRKKKPGLDGRTYSELLKRICRDGEAPEEVVAPLLRKIQCRDHEAVPLDVFRTGMLTCFVLLEFVGRAGALYQLLEDPTLAVADRRMSQAVLDTLEGALQASSGASAPSHYLEAGSRLGPDSLAQAMDRALVARRSSSPMTREEFLEKAAALFIAKVKPVG